Proteins encoded within one genomic window of Timaviella obliquedivisa GSE-PSE-MK23-08B:
- a CDS encoding DevA family ABC transporter ATP-binding protein — MFKSPERPIIETSDPAISMIHLNHYYGQGSLRKQVLFDINLQIDRGEIIIMTGPSGSGKTTLLTLIGSLRSIQDGSLSILGYDLFNASKEQMTLARRNIGYIFQAHNLLNFLTVYQNVEMALEIHEVTATEADNRIRNVLIAVGLEDRMDYYPGNLSGGQKQRVAIARALVSQPKIILADEPTAALDKKSGRDVVEIMEKLAKDQGCTILLVTHDNRILDLADRIIYMEDGYLVNRSDVDAIVQ, encoded by the coding sequence ATGTTTAAATCGCCAGAAAGGCCCATCATTGAGACTTCTGACCCCGCTATCTCAATGATCCATTTGAATCATTATTACGGTCAAGGCTCATTGCGGAAACAGGTTTTGTTTGACATTAATTTGCAAATCGATCGGGGCGAAATCATTATTATGACTGGACCATCAGGTTCTGGTAAGACAACATTGTTAACGTTAATAGGCAGTTTACGCTCTATTCAAGACGGAAGTTTAAGCATTTTAGGATACGACTTATTCAATGCCAGCAAAGAACAGATGACCCTTGCTCGCCGCAATATTGGTTATATTTTTCAAGCGCATAATCTACTAAACTTCCTAACGGTATATCAGAATGTAGAAATGGCATTAGAGATTCATGAGGTGACAGCAACAGAGGCAGATAATCGCATTCGGAATGTATTAATCGCAGTGGGATTGGAAGATCGCATGGACTACTATCCAGGAAATCTCTCAGGCGGACAAAAACAAAGAGTGGCGATCGCTCGTGCGCTAGTCAGTCAGCCTAAAATTATTTTGGCAGATGAACCCACAGCAGCATTGGATAAGAAATCGGGGCGAGATGTAGTAGAAATTATGGAGAAACTTGCTAAAGATCAGGGTTGTACGATCTTGCTAGTGACCCATGACAATCGTATTCTCGATCTTGCCGATCGCATTATTTACATGGAAGATGGATATCTGGTGAACCGTTCTGATGTCGATGCGATCGTTCAATAG